The proteins below are encoded in one region of Cetobacterium sp. ZOR0034:
- the pepV gene encoding dipeptidase PepV translates to MNTRKTLEHYIDENFQGTLKDIQKIIKIKTVKEESTDGAPFGLGIKKGLEETLKIAQDLGFKTVNLDNYIGYAEFGEGEEYIGILGHIDVVPEGEHSKWSVPPFSGEIVERNIISRGALDNKGPIISALYSMKALKECIPTFNHRVRIIFGTNEESGDEDIKYYLSKEKAPKYAFTPDGQFPVVFSEKGIYTFSFKDSFLKEDTSILDIVGGTRSNVVPEEAKVYLKKDLFQKVLKELESFKNSSCKFEVLEKENYLEIICKGIPAHASSPHRGINPITWLFRFLNEVISEKDSLKRFVNFMDKVVGIETDGRGLDIKTENEETGDLTLSCGIVKVMTQEKKSSIYVKFNIRYPVTTNEKQLDATLDKVGKDNEVEFIKENHNAPLYFSKEHPLVKKLQKVFKDITDRDDKPVALGGGTYAKLMPNTVAFGPNFKEFRGNPHGFDEKMDIDMLKQGMLMYALGVLELAH, encoded by the coding sequence TTGAATACTAGAAAAACTCTAGAACACTATATAGATGAAAACTTTCAAGGTACTTTAAAAGATATTCAAAAGATTATTAAAATAAAAACCGTAAAAGAGGAGAGCACCGATGGTGCTCCCTTTGGTTTAGGGATAAAAAAAGGATTGGAAGAAACATTAAAAATAGCACAAGATCTAGGGTTTAAAACTGTAAATTTAGATAACTATATTGGTTATGCTGAATTTGGAGAGGGAGAAGAGTATATAGGGATTTTAGGTCATATAGATGTAGTACCAGAGGGAGAGCATTCGAAATGGAGTGTACCACCTTTTAGTGGAGAGATAGTAGAAAGGAATATTATTTCAAGAGGAGCCTTAGATAACAAGGGACCAATTATTTCAGCCTTATACTCAATGAAAGCTTTGAAAGAGTGTATTCCAACTTTTAATCATAGAGTTAGAATAATATTTGGAACAAATGAAGAGAGTGGGGATGAAGATATAAAATATTATCTATCAAAAGAGAAGGCTCCAAAATATGCTTTTACTCCAGATGGACAGTTTCCAGTTGTATTTTCAGAAAAAGGGATATATACATTCTCTTTTAAAGATAGTTTTTTAAAAGAAGATACTTCGATATTGGATATAGTTGGAGGAACAAGATCAAATGTAGTTCCTGAAGAGGCGAAAGTATATTTAAAAAAAGATTTATTTCAAAAGGTTTTAAAAGAGTTAGAAAGTTTTAAAAATAGTTCGTGTAAATTTGAAGTTTTGGAGAAAGAGAACTACTTGGAGATTATATGTAAGGGAATACCAGCTCATGCTAGTTCTCCTCATAGAGGAATAAATCCAATAACATGGCTATTTAGATTTTTAAATGAGGTTATATCTGAAAAAGATTCTTTGAAAAGATTTGTTAATTTTATGGATAAGGTTGTCGGTATAGAAACTGATGGAAGGGGATTGGATATAAAAACTGAAAATGAGGAAACAGGAGATTTAACTTTAAGTTGTGGTATTGTAAAAGTGATGACTCAAGAAAAAAAATCTTCGATATACGTTAAGTTTAATATCAGATACCCTGTTACGACTAATGAAAAGCAGTTGGATGCTACACTTGATAAAGTGGGAAAAGATAATGAAGTAGAGTTTATAAAAGAAAATCATAATGCACCTTTATATTTTTCGAAGGAGCATCCGTTAGTTAAAAAACTTCAGAAGGTTTTTAAAGATATAACAGATAGAGATGATAAACCTGTAGCTTTAGGTGGAGGAACGTATGCGAAACTTATGCCAAATACAGTTGCATTTGGACCAAATTTTAAAGAGTTTAGAGGGAATCCTCATGGTTTTGATGAGAAAATGGATATAGATATGTTAAAACAGGGAATGTTAATGTATGCTTTGGGAGTTTTAGAATTAGCACATTAA